One window of Desulfarculus baarsii DSM 2075 genomic DNA carries:
- a CDS encoding GNAT family N-acetyltransferase, translating into MNNNLASREISDFLSKHFPQLNQLSSAEFYDWKIFNSPFGRGQIILEIAGGEVAATASLTVKPLIINDQETIGAEIGDTFTHPAHRRKGLFSKMVRGCLDYAKENGMAPIYGTPNRQSLPGYETKLGFPRCESASVKDMFKEIDRKFLIAKIAGKVRNRLLATILGNVYWLVIATRNKIGSFNATRIDWHEISSFPPGLNSRWATSRKDYSFFVGRDTDYLNWRFHSNPNSYRMFLGMINGIARCYFVSKLIKQGDHHIGYLCDYVCWNDDMKMFSAMLGMAEKSLAKDGAMGVELYCGRNSPYFKIARRLGYRLIGDIVVIAAQSSAHGKTLIESKQKWHFTMADADGV; encoded by the coding sequence ATGAACAACAATTTGGCAAGCCGCGAAATATCGGATTTTTTGAGCAAGCATTTTCCGCAGCTAAATCAGCTAAGCAGCGCTGAGTTTTACGACTGGAAAATTTTTAACTCGCCATTTGGTCGGGGCCAAATCATTTTAGAAATTGCCGGCGGCGAGGTGGCCGCCACCGCTTCGTTGACAGTCAAACCACTTATCATCAACGACCAGGAAACAATTGGCGCGGAAATAGGCGACACCTTCACGCATCCGGCGCATCGGCGTAAGGGGCTGTTCTCGAAGATGGTGCGCGGTTGTCTAGACTACGCCAAGGAAAATGGCATGGCGCCGATATATGGCACGCCAAACAGACAGTCATTGCCCGGCTATGAAACGAAGCTAGGCTTTCCCCGGTGCGAAAGCGCATCGGTTAAGGACATGTTCAAAGAGATAGACAGGAAATTTTTGATCGCAAAAATTGCCGGCAAGGTTCGCAACAGATTGTTAGCGACAATACTCGGTAACGTATATTGGCTGGTCATCGCTACCAGAAATAAAATCGGTTCATTTAACGCCACTCGGATCGACTGGCATGAGATATCATCCTTTCCTCCCGGCCTGAACTCTCGATGGGCTACTAGCCGAAAAGACTACTCATTCTTTGTCGGACGCGACACCGATTATCTTAACTGGCGCTTTCACAGCAACCCAAATTCTTACAGGATGTTTTTGGGGATGATCAATGGCATCGCGCGCTGCTATTTCGTGAGTAAACTGATAAAGCAAGGCGACCATCATATCGGATACCTGTGCGACTATGTGTGTTGGAACGACGATATGAAGATGTTCAGCGCCATGCTGGGTATGGCGGAAAAGTCACTTGCAAAAGACGGGGCGATGGGCGTTGAATTGTATTGCGGCAGGAATTCGCCATACTTCAAAATCGCCCGCCGTCTCGGCTATCGTCTCATCGGCGACATCGTGGTTATCGCCGCACAAAGCTCAGCCCATGGCAAGACGCTTATCGAGTCGAAACAAAAATGGCACTTCACCATGGCTGACGCCGACGGCGTATGA
- a CDS encoding polysaccharide deacetylase family protein gives MKNKKLMVAKLLDSVGVLRGIMPRDGLSVLCYHRVAASEETIESCAYDSGVYSCTSDIFKAQIAWLKNNTNILSLDGLLKLLRGELAEKGPYSLITFDDAYQDVYSVAYPLLKQIHAPSILFAPSKLVEEGRLGWWDMVAFILKQAKRKRFDYDGEKFDLTDNITPAMRYFLSRFKQTPYHSCVNIMGELAALCEVDLAGHRAHAAELMTWDQITEVARNNFAIGSHTHTHRVLTTITPEEQMEELASSKAMIEKRIARPVLALAYPVGGARHFDAQTKQLARQCGYEVAFSFGAGKNTSINDLDRFNIHRFEPARQIQLLAGQCALPGVFLR, from the coding sequence ATGAAAAACAAAAAGCTGATGGTCGCCAAATTGCTTGACTCCGTTGGCGTGTTGCGCGGAATTATGCCCCGGGACGGCCTGAGTGTCCTGTGCTATCACCGCGTGGCCGCCAGTGAGGAGACCATTGAGTCATGCGCCTATGACAGCGGAGTTTATAGTTGCACCAGCGATATTTTTAAAGCGCAAATCGCATGGCTGAAGAATAACACTAACATTTTAAGTCTGGATGGGTTGCTGAAATTATTGCGGGGAGAATTGGCCGAAAAGGGACCGTACTCCTTGATTACATTCGACGACGCCTATCAAGATGTTTATTCTGTAGCCTATCCTTTATTGAAACAAATACATGCGCCATCCATACTTTTTGCGCCCAGCAAACTCGTGGAGGAAGGCCGTCTCGGCTGGTGGGACATGGTGGCTTTTATTCTGAAGCAAGCCAAGCGCAAACGCTTTGACTACGATGGAGAAAAATTTGATTTAACCGACAACATAACTCCGGCGATGCGCTATTTTCTGTCCCGATTCAAGCAAACGCCTTATCATTCCTGCGTCAACATCATGGGCGAGCTGGCTGCGCTGTGCGAAGTTGATTTGGCTGGTCACAGAGCGCACGCCGCCGAGTTGATGACGTGGGACCAGATCACCGAGGTGGCGCGAAACAACTTCGCCATAGGTTCGCACACTCACACGCACCGCGTATTGACCACGATAACGCCGGAAGAACAAATGGAAGAGCTGGCCTCCTCCAAGGCCATGATCGAAAAGCGCATCGCCCGCCCGGTGTTGGCCTTGGCCTACCCAGTCGGCGGAGCACGGCATTTTGACGCGCAAACCAAACAACTGGCGCGACAATGCGGTTACGAAGTGGCTTTTTCGTTTGGGGCCGGCAAAAATACTAGCATAAACGACCTCGATCGTTTCAATATTCATCGCTTTGAGCCGGCCAGGCAGATCCAATTGCTCGCCGGTCAATGTGCATTGCCTGGCGTCTTTTTGCGCTAG
- a CDS encoding MBL fold metallo-hydrolase, translating to MKVIQLLVGDMQVFAYLVACEKTGEAVVIDPAGNENQIHDHAVKNGMRIVKIINTHGHPDHTCGNAAMKKLTGAPIVIHQADAPHMASRQAIEFARMLGCAGSPPADETVADGDVIRAGQEVALQVLHTPGHSPGSICLYTPGHVFTGDTLFVGAVGRTDLPGGSWKVMSQAIHSRIMTLPDETIVWPGHHYGMSPSSTVKEERQGNPFIN from the coding sequence ATGAAAGTGATCCAACTGCTGGTGGGCGACATGCAGGTTTTCGCCTACCTGGTGGCTTGCGAAAAAACCGGCGAGGCCGTGGTCATCGACCCGGCCGGCAACGAAAACCAGATCCACGACCACGCCGTCAAAAACGGCATGCGCATCGTCAAGATCATCAACACCCACGGACACCCCGACCACACCTGCGGCAACGCGGCCATGAAAAAACTAACCGGCGCGCCCATCGTCATCCATCAGGCCGACGCGCCGCACATGGCCAGCCGCCAGGCCATCGAGTTCGCGCGCATGCTGGGCTGCGCCGGCTCGCCGCCGGCCGACGAGACCGTCGCCGACGGTGACGTCATCCGCGCCGGCCAGGAAGTGGCCTTGCAGGTGCTGCACACGCCGGGCCACTCGCCGGGCTCGATCTGCCTCTACACACCGGGCCACGTCTTCACCGGCGACACGCTTTTTGTCGGCGCGGTGGGCCGCACCGATCTGCCCGGCGGCTCGTGGAAGGTGATGAGCCAGGCAATCCACTCGCGCATCATGACCCTGCCCGACGAAACCATCGTCTGGCCCGGGCATCACTATGGCATGAGCCCCAGCTCCACCGTCAAGGAAGAGCGCCAGGGCAACCCGTTCATCAATTAG
- a CDS encoding MltF family protein, with amino-acid sequence MSGKRRFGPIGLAALWLALWGLFWPPPAQAEPPPDLAKARFVDDLPAMEQRGFIRFGVAYSPTYFFFQKGRPTGYEYSLAEKYRLRLNERRRAQGQPPVDLLFVPMTRDRLIPALLEGRVDVIAAGLTITDKRAAQADFTAPYLDGVEEWIVSGKKVGGLKSLDDLAGREVCVRRSSSYFDNLLRLNQSLAARGLPPIKIVPAEETLATEDILEMVSAGIVPITVADSHMAELWAQALPGLALHRKLALAKGDRLAWMVRPSNPLLKASLDEFLAGRRQSAVLSRAKFKNHCRPAQRLKNPFSAKNMRRYAQCRPYIDKYAAKAGMDPLLVAALAFVESGFNPKAKSPGGAVGVMQLRPGGSGGRRYNAAQLQDPEINIRLGVGYLAQIRDTCFTDRDMAEEDRMLFALAAYNAGPRRLSTLRERACDMGQDPNVWFWQSEVAAHKVLSDHSVHFVRRVNKIYAAYKFDQRRRQGDFADN; translated from the coding sequence GTGAGCGGCAAACGACGTTTCGGCCCGATCGGCCTGGCGGCCCTGTGGCTGGCCCTATGGGGCCTGTTCTGGCCGCCGCCGGCCCAGGCCGAACCGCCGCCCGACCTGGCCAAGGCCCGCTTCGTCGACGATCTGCCGGCCATGGAACAGCGCGGTTTCATTCGCTTTGGCGTGGCCTATTCCCCCACCTACTTCTTCTTTCAAAAAGGCCGGCCCACGGGCTACGAATACTCTCTGGCCGAAAAATACCGCCTGCGCCTCAACGAGCGTCGACGCGCCCAGGGCCAGCCGCCCGTTGACCTGCTCTTCGTGCCCATGACCCGCGACAGGCTGATCCCGGCCCTGCTGGAAGGCCGCGTGGACGTCATCGCCGCCGGCCTGACCATCACCGACAAACGCGCGGCCCAGGCCGATTTCACCGCGCCCTACCTCGACGGCGTGGAAGAATGGATCGTCAGCGGCAAAAAAGTCGGCGGGCTGAAGAGCCTGGACGACCTGGCCGGCCGTGAGGTCTGCGTGCGCCGTTCCAGCAGCTATTTCGACAATCTGCTGCGGCTCAACCAGAGCCTGGCCGCCCGGGGGCTGCCTCCGATCAAGATCGTCCCGGCCGAGGAGACCCTGGCCACCGAGGACATCCTGGAGATGGTCAGCGCCGGCATCGTGCCCATCACCGTGGCCGACAGCCACATGGCCGAACTGTGGGCCCAGGCCTTGCCCGGCCTGGCGCTGCACCGCAAATTGGCCTTGGCCAAGGGCGATCGCCTGGCCTGGATGGTGCGGCCGAGCAACCCCCTGCTCAAGGCCAGCCTGGACGAATTCCTGGCCGGTCGCCGGCAGTCGGCGGTCTTGAGCCGGGCCAAATTCAAAAACCACTGCCGGCCCGCTCAACGGCTGAAAAACCCGTTTTCGGCCAAGAACATGCGGCGCTACGCGCAGTGCCGGCCCTACATCGACAAGTACGCCGCCAAGGCCGGCATGGATCCGCTGCTGGTGGCGGCGTTGGCCTTCGTGGAGTCGGGCTTCAACCCCAAGGCCAAATCGCCCGGCGGGGCGGTGGGCGTGATGCAATTGCGGCCCGGCGGCAGCGGCGGCCGCCGTTACAACGCCGCCCAGTTGCAAGACCCGGAGATAAACATCCGCCTGGGCGTGGGCTATCTGGCCCAGATTCGCGACACCTGCTTCACCGACCGCGACATGGCCGAGGAAGACCGCATGCTCTTCGCCCTGGCCGCCTACAACGCCGGGCCACGGCGGCTGTCGACCCTGCGCGAAAGGGCCTGCGACATGGGCCAAGACCCCAACGTCTGGTTCTGGCAGTCGGAGGTGGCCGCCCACAAGGTGCTCAGCGACCATTCGGTGCATTTCGTGCGCCGCGTCAACAAGATCTACGCCGCCTACAAGTTCGATCAGCGCCGCCGTCAAGGCGACTTCGCCGACAACTGA